The Desulfurobacterium indicum genome contains the following window.
ACTGTTTGGAAAGGAGAAGGCAGAATCTGTTAGAATTCTTTATGGCGGAAGTGTAAAACCTGAAAATGTTGAAGGTCTTATGGCTATGGAAAACATAGACGGTGCCCTTGTTGGAGGAGCAAGTCTGAAGGTTGAATCCTTCGTTAAAATTGTAAATTTCGGGAGGTAATGGATGTTTACACTTTTACTTATAGCTCACGCTATCCTGGCGATTTTACTTGTTGTTGTTGTTTTAATTCAGCCAGGCAAAGGAGATATATCGTCACTTATGGGTGGTGGAAGTGCATCATCGGCTTTTGGTGCAGATACGGCGTCAGTACTTACTAAAACAACAGCCATACTTGGAGCACTTTTTATTCTTAACTCTATCTTTCTTTCAATAGTAGGTTCCAAGTATCTTGGTAATTCTTCGGTTATTAATAAGGTAAAAATGGAGCAAAGGCA
Protein-coding sequences here:
- the secG gene encoding preprotein translocase subunit SecG: MFTLLLIAHAILAILLVVVVLIQPGKGDISSLMGGGSASSAFGADTASVLTKTTAILGALFILNSIFLSIVGSKYLGNSSVINKVKMEQRQ